TGGATGAGTTCGCATGGTATCCAAACCAAAAGCGTATCTGGCACGCATTCGTCCCAAGTATCGGAGCGGTAGCGGGTCGCCTCACTATTCTATCTACGCCGTTTGAAGAGAATTCGCTATTTCACGAGCTATTTGACAACGAAACGAAATACTATATGTTTTCAAGGCATAGAGTAGATATTTATAGAGCTATCGAGGACGGGCTAAATTTCGATCTTGAAACTATGCGCGATCTTTTTGACGCCGATACGTGGGCGAGTGCGTATGAGTGCCAATTTATAGACGACGAAAACGCGCTTTTAAGCGTGGAACTTATAAAAAGTTGTATAAAAGACTATGCGCCGGCACTTCCAGCTAAAAGCGTCCCGCAATATGCGGGATTTGACGTAGGGCGCACAAAGGATAGAAGCGCTCACATAGCGGTTTTTGATGAAAACGGAGTTAAAAAGCTAAGCGTGCTTGACGTCATCGCTAAAGCAAGCTTTGAGGCGCAAGAAAATCTACTCATAGACTTTTTGCGCCTAAACCCTTTGGCTATGCAAAAGATAGATAAAACGGGTATAGGTATGAGCGTAGCCGAAAAGGTAAAAAGGCGCTTCCCTTCAAGAGTGCAAGGGGTCTATTTTACGCAAAGCAGTAAAGAAGCTATGGCTTTAAATTTAAAAAAGCACTTTGAGGATAAAAGTATAATCATCCCAAACGACCCCGCATTAATCGCCGATCTTCACGCCGTAAAGCGAAAAGCCGGCGCAAAAAGCTTCACATACGATAGCGACCGAAACGAACACGGCCACGCGGATAGGTTTTGGGCGCTCGCGCTTGCATTAAGCTATTTTGAAAAAGTTAGGGATAAAAGGGGCAAGGCGTATATAATAGGGTAGGTGGATTTATATTGAGTGCGATTCCAAAACCATGATTTATTGGGCTTTATTCCAAAGCCCTAATTTTTTATTTTTTGCATAATTTTCATCTCTTATATAGTCTTTTGAATACTTTCTAAAAGCGATGGCGTGACCATTTTTTACCATAAATTTAGAAATATCCTTGTTTCTTAAAAATACTTTTGAAACAGACCTTTTATACTTGTCGTAGTATAAATGTTCTATTTCTACTTTTTTACGGTTAATTTTTTTAGTAAGAATTTGTTTTGATTTGCCAAAATACGGTTCTTTTTTCTCCGGTGCATTTATTCCAAAAAGGCGTATTGTTTGCTCTTTATTTTTATAAAGCACCTTTATGGTATCGCCGTCAATTATTTTTAGAACCTTTGCTTCATATCCAAGACAAAGGCTTACAAGCGTAAAAAATAAGAAACTAAATTTCACTTATTATTTTTTTCTTTTGTATATCAAACTCTTCTTGGGTTAAAAATCCACCCTCTAAAAGTTTGCTAAGTTTTTCCAATCTTTCTATTTGACTATCAATACCTCCGCTTGATTGCTTAGGTTCAGTCGTTTCTTTCGGAGCTTCTTTTTTTGACCCATTGTTTGCAATATACGCCCTTAAAAATTCAGCCATCTCTCTAGCCATACTTTTTTCCATATGGGTTATTTTAGCTCTATTGCCGGATGTATAAATAGTAATCTCACCCATAAGAATGCCCGTTTCATATTCAATAGAGCTTATTTTTGAGTAGTCAAAATTTTCTACCCTTAGTTTAATAAAACCCTTATCAATAAAAATAAGTCTTGAGTTAGTAGCGACTAAAATTCCAATACCATTGTTATAAGCACCATTCGTAATTTTTTCTATTTTTTCATCTTCCCAAAGCATGTGCGGCAACTCTTTGATTTCTTTTTTGGTCATAAAAGTATTTGCATTTGAAAAACATGATATTTGACTTTGTATCTCTTCTAGGCTTGGCATAGTTTAACTCCAAAATATTTTTTTGATGCATTATATCTAAAAATTTACTATTAGATACTGATTAAAAAAACAAAAGAATAAAGGCTTTTATGCCAGCTCCATCCTGCTTAATCCATAACTAAAAAGAGCATTTACCGCTATTTTTAGACTCTCGTTTGCTCCGGCACGTGATAGCTCTTTTAGACTCTCGCCGATACTTTTGCGCTCATTATCTACGCTTTTTGGCACTACTTTTAAAAGCCTTAAGCCCTTCATCGTAAGCCTTGCGTCATAATATACTCCAAAGCCCGATTTCTTGGCCGTTATTATCTCATTTTCCATTAGCCATGTTACGGTAGCTTCTAAAAATTCAAGCTCTTTCATGTCGCCCATAGTGCCGTCAGGCGTATCTAAAAACTCTGGTCTTGTATCTTTTATGCCAAAGTCCTCAGGCACCAACTCACACTTTATAGGAAACTCCGCATAAAGTTTTGCTAAAATTTTACCTATTAAAATATCAAATTTGTCTATATTATTTCTCATTACGCTACGCTCCATTTAGAAATCTTTTTTGCTACGCAAAAAAACGTTTTACTGATTTTCTCATTTTTTACCCTTTTAGAGTTATTTTTATCTCTTTTGCGATCTCTTCGCCTACGTTTGCCGCTAGCTCGCTACTTGCACGCTTTAAACCGCCGTCTTTATATATATTCCACGCATTTATCAGGTATGGATTTGCCTTTATGCCGGGATGATTTACCTTTTTGCCAAATATTATGCCGGCTTTTTTATTGGCTAAAGCCTTTTTGTTTTTAGGTTTTATGGCATAAGGCTTTGTGCCGTTATGGACAAATTTGGCATATTTTACCTGTGCCGTATTACCTACTTTAACCTCGCTGGAAGTCGCACTAAAAACCTTGATATTTCGTTTTAAGGTGCCGCGCGTCTTTAAATTTGAGATCGGCGCGGTCTTTTCTTTGGCTACTTGCACTACTCCTGATCCTACTCTATAAAGGAAGTTTTTTAAAAATTTATCCAAATCTTTCATCTTACGCCTTAAAGTTATCTTTTATATAGTTTAATGCGTCTATGAAAGTGCCTTGAAAATTAGCCCGCTCTTTGCCGTCTGCGGTATGGACAAACTCACAAATTTCGCTAAATTCTTTGTGCTTTTTGACCTCATTCATATCTTTGTCTTTTGGTGTAAAAACATCAAAAACATAGGCTATTTTCTTATCTGCCGTCGCTTTTAAAACAGCAAAAAATTTGTAGCCCAATTGCTTCATGTCATTATAGTCATCAAGCCCATTTAATCTTATCTCCCAATCAAACGCTACATTTTTATGAAAGCCGATATTAATGTTAAATTTTCTCATATTTGCCACCATGATTTAATTATCTCTTGTTTTAATGTTACGCTGTTATCTTTAAAATATTCTTTTAAATCGCGACTCGGTCTAAAGGCCGTTACTATCTCATCTCCGTCAAAAATCATAAAAATTCCGTTATCGCTCATTGCGTTTGTGTAGTTTTGTTTTAGATTATTGGGGGCGATTTTGTTTATTGAGTTTAATGCCTTAACTATGTCGCTTTTTGTAATATCTTTATGTTTATTAAAAATATGTGTATTGCCTATTTTTAATACTCTCTCCACGCCCGTTTTATCGATATGTTTTACGATCTCATCATCGTAAAGAGGCTGTGTATTTCGCATCTTTACGCCGCCTATCTCTTCTTCATCGACCCATACCGGGATCGCTTCGGTGCGGCACCTAAAATGATACGGCGGTAAGCCAAAGTCGCTATCCATCTTATCGCTTTTTCCTAGATACGCCTTACTTTGCCACACGGCGGCGGCTTTTTTATCCGCTAGGCTTTTAGCGTTTAAAATTTTACCCGCTTGTTTTTCAAGGTGCTTTGCCGGTATTATGCGCCCGTGCATAGACCGGCATATATCAGTCGTCCTCGCGTCCATCATAGCTAAAATTT
This is a stretch of genomic DNA from Campylobacter sp. RM6914. It encodes these proteins:
- a CDS encoding terminase large subunit domain-containing protein, yielding MAYSKQTKELILNLLSSGYCAVEISKEYGINGATLSRWKKELKKEDAPTIQNLKAQISQLSKGKSSDSKAKQIAMLSASLSRLEGIKAKERKVKNKKKPLILMNADYESLKQKALSEGGLYGYQKDFINDTSQFRIVLKSRQIGFSYASSLDALLGAVAGRNQLFLSASEEQARILMNYLDGWAAKFNIAFAKNSEYEKSLDNGAVIRAMPHNFRTVQGFTGDIWMDEFAWYPNQKRIWHAFVPSIGAVAGRLTILSTPFEENSLFHELFDNETKYYMFSRHRVDIYRAIEDGLNFDLETMRDLFDADTWASAYECQFIDDENALLSVELIKSCIKDYAPALPAKSVPQYAGFDVGRTKDRSAHIAVFDENGVKKLSVLDVIAKASFEAQENLLIDFLRLNPLAMQKIDKTGIGMSVAEKVKRRFPSRVQGVYFTQSSKEAMALNLKKHFEDKSIIIPNDPALIADLHAVKRKAGAKSFTYDSDRNEHGHADRFWALALALSYFEKVRDKRGKAYIIG
- a CDS encoding thermonuclease family protein, translating into MLYKNKEQTIRLFGINAPEKKEPYFGKSKQILTKKINRKKVEIEHLYYDKYKRSVSKVFLRNKDISKFMVKNGHAIAFRKYSKDYIRDENYAKNKKLGLWNKAQ
- a CDS encoding PH domain-containing protein, which translates into the protein MPSLEEIQSQISCFSNANTFMTKKEIKELPHMLWEDEKIEKITNGAYNNGIGILVATNSRLIFIDKGFIKLRVENFDYSKISSIEYETGILMGEITIYTSGNRAKITHMEKSMAREMAEFLRAYIANNGSKKEAPKETTEPKQSSGGIDSQIERLEKLSKLLEGGFLTQEEFDIQKKKIISEI
- a CDS encoding HK97 gp10 family phage protein, whose product is MKDLDKFLKNFLYRVGSGVVQVAKEKTAPISNLKTRGTLKRNIKVFSATSSEVKVGNTAQVKYAKFVHNGTKPYAIKPKNKKALANKKAGIIFGKKVNHPGIKANPYLINAWNIYKDGGLKRASSELAANVGEEIAKEIKITLKG
- a CDS encoding structural protein encodes the protein MRFLKAVTRYKLLKSSGNEQILLQNYTAAQIERLEDIIAEILAVSTEKTDKQTLEKMLLNKAKAANIEVVPSELESLYVILAKKALQKVAKSMGKELKFIFDEVDADAVEAMRKGFYWMGKEYNENLQNRLKDKIEQVFKGEIELDNIGAELKKEFGAIISANEGYFKGVSDHITLQAQNVAVVTQGAKYGVEYYKILAMMDARTTDICRSMHGRIIPAKHLEKQAGKILNAKSLADKKAAAVWQSKAYLGKSDKMDSDFGLPPYHFRCRTEAIPVWVDEEEIGGVKMRNTQPLYDDEIVKHIDKTGVERVLKIGNTHIFNKHKDITKSDIVKALNSINKIAPNNLKQNYTNAMSDNGIFMIFDGDEIVTAFRPSRDLKEYFKDNSVTLKQEIIKSWWQI